In one Steroidobacteraceae bacterium genomic region, the following are encoded:
- a CDS encoding MBL fold metallo-hydrolase → MHKKLMHTAANIALFAVSGIGAQLLTDSAIAQDESSSDAAGTRYTGDTVRLDPSHPNSYDAFAPELPATRARMPDIPGTGVYVEEVKPNLFYVTGGVYTSAFVVTDEGLVVIDAPPSFGNALPDVLAEAAPGLPIAYLVYSHGHTDHIGGSSVFADVPNLQILAPASVAESIAQRGHPGILVPNLTYEDDYEFSLGGEVFELRTANYHSTDHDAIIYLPNKKFLVAVDTVTPGEVPFMNFGATSDFQAYLENFDELLAYDFDLLLSGHISFLATRDDVLEAQAYTRDVQQQVRSRMPGFDQRVGENLAAIGFANANLAYRMAIEGIRDECSAALIDEWQDRLSVVDVYADSHCRMVILHAVMN, encoded by the coding sequence ATGCACAAGAAGCTCATGCATACAGCCGCCAATATCGCTCTCTTTGCGGTGTCCGGTATCGGCGCCCAATTGCTGACCGACTCCGCAATCGCGCAAGACGAGTCCAGTTCCGATGCGGCAGGCACACGCTATACCGGCGACACCGTTAGGCTCGACCCTTCGCACCCGAATTCTTACGATGCATTCGCACCCGAGCTCCCGGCAACGCGGGCGCGAATGCCGGATATCCCGGGGACCGGCGTCTACGTCGAAGAAGTGAAGCCCAACCTGTTCTATGTGACGGGTGGCGTCTACACGTCGGCTTTCGTCGTCACGGACGAGGGTCTGGTCGTCATCGACGCGCCGCCGAGCTTCGGGAACGCGTTGCCTGACGTCCTCGCGGAAGCTGCCCCTGGCTTGCCGATTGCATATCTCGTGTACAGCCACGGGCATACGGACCACATCGGCGGAAGCAGTGTGTTCGCCGACGTGCCGAACCTGCAAATCCTTGCCCCTGCCAGCGTCGCCGAGAGCATCGCACAACGCGGGCACCCTGGGATTCTCGTGCCAAATCTGACCTATGAGGATGACTACGAGTTCTCGCTCGGAGGTGAAGTGTTCGAGCTGCGAACGGCCAACTATCACTCGACGGATCACGACGCGATCATCTATCTGCCTAACAAGAAGTTCCTGGTGGCAGTCGATACGGTGACACCCGGCGAAGTGCCGTTCATGAACTTCGGTGCGACGTCCGACTTCCAGGCGTATCTTGAGAACTTCGATGAGCTGCTGGCGTACGACTTCGACCTGCTGCTCAGCGGGCATATCTCGTTCCTTGCCACGCGTGACGATGTGCTCGAGGCACAGGCGTATACGCGGGATGTGCAGCAGCAAGTTCGCAGCCGAATGCCCGGCTTCGATCAGCGCGTTGGCGAGAACCTGGCTGCGATCGGTTTTGCCAACGCCAACCTGGCTTATCGCATGGCGATCGAAGGAATCCGGGACGAGTGTTCCGCCGCACTGATCGACGAATGGCAGGACAGGCTGTCCGTCGTGGATGTGTATGCCGACAGCCACTGCCGCATGGTCATTCTGCACGCGGTCATGAATTGA
- a CDS encoding SRPBCC domain-containing protein, which produces MKSFATRIAIHAPAEKVWRVLTDLPNWRQWNTTVERTEGIVGPGAKVTVYVKQSPNRAFPLRVSELDSPRRMVWVGGMPLGLFRGTRVYGIAAAPGGGVEFSMHEDYTGPLAGLIGKSIPDLQPAFEEFAQCLKRECERT; this is translated from the coding sequence ATGAAGTCATTCGCAACGCGAATTGCCATTCATGCGCCGGCTGAGAAGGTCTGGCGTGTGCTGACGGACCTGCCGAATTGGCGACAGTGGAACACCACGGTAGAGCGCACTGAAGGCATCGTCGGTCCTGGCGCAAAGGTCACCGTGTACGTCAAACAAAGTCCGAATCGGGCCTTCCCGCTGCGCGTGAGCGAGTTGGATAGTCCACGGCGCATGGTGTGGGTGGGCGGCATGCCGCTCGGACTTTTCCGCGGCACGCGCGTCTACGGCATTGCGGCAGCGCCTGGCGGCGGCGTCGAATTCAGTATGCACGAGGATTACACAGGCCCTTTGGCAGGCCTCATTGGTAAGTCGATACCCGATCTGCAACCGGCTTTCGAAGAATTTGCGCAGTGTCTCAAACGCGAATGCGAGCGGACATGA
- a CDS encoding carboxylesterase family protein — protein MSRHYASKLHPLVLAIGGWLLAGIALAKDPIVTVDTGALRGRTSGGIDIYRAVPFALPPVGDLRWRAPQLPRAWNGIRDARELGPRCPQVNDPSTYAPGARSEDCLYLNIWVPSSAAKLPVMIWIHGGGYTSGSGTMKLYDGKMLAKRGVILITVNYRLGRLGFFAHPALKADRDANYPDEPMGLYGILDLIAALKWVQRNIGAFGGDSANVTIFGESAGGGAVTQLMVSPLAKDLFARAISQSGATGTSLDTYMETSLPRRPSAMVLAKAFLGAEGIPETIDAKGLRALPVDKLLDTKLLLRHGVTFVDGIVIPDSIAKMFAEGRQHPVPFLLGANSHEGFGVRAEPNAMSQIAPDVSRDQLRILYGEKSETGYAQQWYGDSRFLAAAKYLAANMSRAGSGVGAPAFLYYMSYRTEAARDFYSGVRHADELPYVFEALAQFETGAVAADYRVSRQIATYWTNFAKTGDPNGTGLPRWDAYRTGDDNWFEFGEAGSGMKPGILAERLDFHITRFKRIADIP, from the coding sequence TTGAGCCGGCATTACGCGAGCAAGCTGCATCCACTGGTACTGGCAATCGGCGGGTGGTTGTTGGCCGGCATCGCGCTTGCGAAAGATCCGATCGTCACTGTCGACACCGGGGCGCTTCGCGGCAGGACATCCGGTGGAATCGACATCTACAGGGCTGTGCCGTTCGCCCTGCCGCCAGTCGGCGACCTGCGTTGGCGTGCTCCGCAGCTACCACGCGCCTGGAATGGCATTCGCGATGCCCGCGAACTCGGTCCGAGATGCCCGCAGGTGAACGACCCCTCCACCTACGCACCGGGCGCCAGGTCGGAGGATTGCCTCTACCTCAATATCTGGGTGCCGAGCAGCGCCGCGAAGCTGCCCGTGATGATCTGGATCCATGGCGGCGGCTACACCAGTGGATCAGGCACGATGAAACTCTACGACGGCAAGATGCTCGCAAAACGCGGCGTCATACTGATCACCGTCAATTACCGTCTCGGCCGACTCGGTTTTTTCGCGCATCCGGCGCTCAAGGCCGACCGGGATGCGAACTATCCCGATGAACCAATGGGGCTGTATGGGATACTCGATCTGATCGCTGCGCTCAAATGGGTACAGCGAAACATTGGCGCGTTCGGCGGTGATTCCGCCAATGTCACGATTTTCGGCGAGTCCGCGGGCGGCGGCGCTGTCACGCAACTGATGGTCTCACCGCTTGCAAAGGATCTGTTTGCGCGCGCCATCAGCCAGTCTGGTGCCACCGGCACATCGCTCGACACATATATGGAGACTTCGCTGCCGCGACGGCCGTCGGCGATGGTACTGGCGAAGGCATTCCTTGGCGCTGAGGGCATTCCCGAAACGATTGACGCCAAGGGGCTGCGCGCGTTGCCGGTGGACAAGCTACTCGACACAAAGCTGCTGCTCAGACACGGGGTCACCTTCGTCGACGGCATCGTCATTCCGGACTCGATTGCGAAGATGTTCGCCGAAGGCCGCCAGCACCCTGTGCCGTTTCTGTTGGGCGCCAACAGTCATGAGGGGTTCGGCGTCCGTGCCGAGCCGAATGCCATGTCGCAGATCGCGCCCGATGTCTCCCGCGATCAACTCAGGATCCTGTATGGCGAGAAATCCGAGACTGGATACGCACAGCAATGGTACGGCGACAGTCGTTTTCTGGCTGCTGCAAAGTACCTCGCCGCCAACATGTCGCGGGCAGGCAGCGGTGTCGGCGCACCCGCCTTTCTCTATTACATGTCATATCGGACCGAGGCTGCGCGGGATTTCTACTCCGGTGTTCGTCACGCCGACGAGCTGCCCTATGTCTTCGAGGCCTTGGCGCAGTTCGAGACTGGGGCGGTTGCTGCGGACTACCGAGTGAGCCGACAGATCGCGACGTACTGGACGAATTTCGCAAAGACCGGAGATCCCAATGGCACCGGCCTGCCCCGCTGGGACGCCTATCGCACCGGGGACGACAACTGGTTTGAATTCGGCGAAGCGGGTAGCGGAATGAAGCCCGGAATACTTGCGGAACGACTCGACTTTCACATCACGCGATTCAAGCGCATCGCGGACATCCCCTGA
- a CDS encoding class II histone deacetylase, with the protein MTKTSFHSAEETFWHSVGVHALFFPLSRWVQPPNNGGGADTSDSKRRLVNLMDTSGLSKQLRRPEAVPATTEDLLRVHGKAYLDAFKKASDAGGGELGTFAPFSVGGYEIAALSAGLALQAVDDVMSGASRNAYALCRPAGHHCLPNEPMGFCLLANIPIAIEHAIAKRGLKRVAVVDWDVHHGNGTQSIFYDRSDVLTISIHQENCFPPGYTGEQDVGTGAGTGFNCNIPLPAGSGHQTYIEAMEKIVVARLEAFKPELIIVASGLDASAVDPLARQLLTSESYRAMTRIMMTSADKLCKGRLAVVHEGGYSEAYVPFCGHRIIEQLSGVKTEVEDPELEFFSSWQPSPKVQAFQSQFVDDLRRLLVV; encoded by the coding sequence ATGACCAAGACTAGTTTTCACTCGGCTGAGGAAACCTTCTGGCATTCGGTGGGTGTCCACGCGTTGTTCTTTCCCCTCTCACGCTGGGTGCAGCCGCCAAACAACGGCGGCGGGGCGGACACTTCGGACAGCAAGCGCCGTCTCGTCAATCTCATGGATACGTCCGGACTGTCAAAGCAGTTGCGGCGGCCCGAAGCGGTGCCTGCTACAACTGAAGACTTGTTGCGCGTGCACGGCAAGGCCTATCTTGACGCCTTCAAGAAGGCGAGCGACGCCGGCGGCGGCGAACTGGGTACATTTGCGCCTTTCAGTGTCGGCGGCTATGAAATCGCGGCTCTCTCGGCTGGCCTCGCACTGCAGGCAGTCGATGATGTCATGTCGGGCGCGTCGCGCAATGCCTATGCCCTTTGTCGTCCGGCCGGGCATCACTGCCTGCCCAACGAGCCGATGGGTTTTTGCCTGCTGGCCAACATCCCGATTGCAATCGAACACGCCATTGCCAAGCGTGGCTTGAAGCGCGTCGCAGTGGTTGATTGGGATGTCCATCACGGTAACGGTACACAGAGCATCTTTTACGATCGCTCGGATGTCCTGACAATCTCGATTCACCAGGAAAACTGCTTTCCGCCTGGTTATACAGGCGAGCAGGATGTCGGCACTGGTGCGGGAACCGGATTCAATTGCAATATTCCCTTGCCGGCTGGAAGTGGACACCAGACCTACATCGAGGCGATGGAAAAAATAGTCGTTGCGCGTCTCGAGGCCTTCAAGCCGGAGCTGATCATTGTCGCCAGCGGGCTCGATGCGAGCGCTGTCGATCCGCTTGCACGCCAGTTGTTGACCAGCGAAAGCTATCGCGCGATGACCCGGATCATGATGACTTCGGCCGACAAACTATGCAAAGGCCGATTGGCCGTCGTTCACGAAGGCGGCTATTCAGAAGCCTATGTTCCGTTTTGCGGGCATCGAATCATCGAACAATTATCGGGTGTGAAAACCGAAGTGGAAGATCCCGAGCTGGAATTCTTCAGTAGCTGGCAGCCCAGCCCGAAGGTGCAGGCATTCCAGTCGCAGTTCGTCGATGACCTGAGGCGCCTGCTGGTCGTTTGA
- a CDS encoding DUF1772 domain-containing protein — protein sequence MDLFDFILILATLLCTLTAGFVFAFASVVMPGIRNLSDRGFIRAFQVIDGVIQRGQPIFGLVWMGSAVALLVAAVLGFWRLDGIERALLVIATLIYLFGVQAPTFAINVPLNNKLQALDVDAIDDAVVRAARTDFEGRWVLWNSVRTVLATSACALLLTAMSIR from the coding sequence ATGGACCTCTTCGACTTCATTTTGATACTGGCGACACTGCTGTGTACACTGACCGCCGGATTCGTGTTCGCTTTCGCATCGGTCGTGATGCCGGGGATCAGAAACCTCAGCGATCGGGGCTTCATTCGCGCGTTTCAGGTGATCGATGGCGTGATCCAGCGGGGCCAGCCGATCTTCGGCCTGGTCTGGATGGGATCTGCCGTCGCCCTGCTGGTCGCGGCAGTGCTTGGGTTCTGGCGCCTGGACGGCATCGAGCGCGCGCTGCTCGTCATCGCCACGCTGATCTACCTCTTCGGCGTTCAGGCACCCACCTTCGCGATCAATGTTCCACTGAACAACAAGCTTCAGGCGCTCGACGTCGACGCAATCGATGACGCTGTCGTTCGGGCAGCGCGCACCGACTTCGAGGGCCGCTGGGTCCTGTGGAATTCGGTCAGAACCGTGCTGGCCACTTCCGCCTGCGCTCTGTTGCTGACCGCGATGAGCATCCGCTAA
- a CDS encoding SRPBCC domain-containing protein translates to METQVIDEQVLISASLEQVWKALTDPEVTVKYWGGTRIESAWKKGAAVLYRRDGEVVDEHELREVIPNRLIEHTFRPMFGEFKTEPSSLLTILLSSEANGTRVQVLHRDFPPSSKVFAACSEGWPAILGALKSLLETP, encoded by the coding sequence ATGGAAACGCAAGTGATTGATGAACAGGTGCTGATCAGTGCGTCACTCGAACAGGTCTGGAAAGCACTGACGGATCCAGAAGTCACGGTGAAGTACTGGGGAGGCACCCGAATCGAATCGGCGTGGAAGAAGGGCGCGGCCGTTCTTTATCGACGCGATGGCGAGGTGGTAGATGAACACGAACTACGCGAGGTGATCCCGAATCGACTGATAGAGCACACGTTTCGACCGATGTTCGGTGAGTTCAAGACCGAGCCGTCTTCATTATTGACGATACTGCTCTCGTCAGAGGCGAATGGCACACGAGTGCAAGTTTTACATCGTGATTTCCCACCAAGCAGCAAAGTCTTCGCCGCATGCAGCGAAGGGTGGCCTGCCATTCTGGGTGCACTCAAGTCGCTACTCGAGACACCGTGA
- a CDS encoding DUF4198 domain-containing protein codes for MAVDANAHGIWFSQRATQLALIYGVGADDLDSVKRLPLVERIDGYDEAGEPVPTELRVAGPLLLVNSESPVSVVAAVLFNGIWSKRPDGEWLKKGRDEVPDATVSEKNYKYAVSISGPLLKPLGPLPGQTLQILPVGEIPALYDSPLTVRVLYQGKPVAGAQVLRDYVTDPDATPLETGADGTATFRVRNQGQNVITAIYKSEPDDRSKVDHLEHLATLTITLPHAPE; via the coding sequence ATGGCTGTCGACGCGAACGCGCATGGCATCTGGTTCTCGCAGCGCGCCACACAACTGGCACTGATCTACGGCGTCGGCGCCGATGACCTCGATTCGGTCAAGCGCTTGCCGCTCGTCGAGCGCATCGACGGCTACGATGAGGCTGGTGAACCGGTACCGACCGAACTGCGCGTGGCCGGCCCGCTGCTGCTGGTCAACAGCGAATCTCCGGTCAGCGTCGTCGCGGCCGTGTTGTTCAACGGCATCTGGAGCAAACGCCCGGACGGCGAGTGGCTCAAGAAGGGCCGTGATGAAGTCCCGGATGCCACCGTCTCGGAAAAGAACTACAAGTACGCCGTCTCGATTTCCGGGCCGCTGCTGAAGCCGCTCGGACCCCTGCCGGGCCAGACGCTGCAGATCCTGCCTGTCGGCGAGATCCCCGCGCTCTACGACAGTCCGCTGACCGTTCGCGTGCTGTACCAGGGCAAACCGGTTGCCGGGGCGCAGGTGCTTCGCGACTACGTGACCGACCCCGACGCGACGCCTCTAGAGACCGGCGCCGACGGCACAGCGACGTTTCGTGTCCGCAACCAGGGTCAGAACGTCATCACGGCCATCTACAAGTCGGAACCGGATGATCGCAGCAAGGTCGACCACCTCGAGCATCTCGCTACCCTGACGATCACACTGCCGCATGCTCCGGAGTGA
- a CDS encoding type II toxin-antitoxin system VapC family toxin produces MTPADRGSGKKAQAEEGDKPTAPAVRRLLSEADVIVTSDLTLIECDRVLLRALALKELTEGDAADRRAHLVAAAAHWQILRIAAEVVDRARQPFPTDSIRTLDDIHLASLLVARSAVLGMRLLSLDERVRQAAKGLGVAVEPV; encoded by the coding sequence ATCACGCCAGCTGATCGGGGCTCCGGCAAGAAGGCGCAGGCAGAAGAGGGTGACAAACCCACCGCACCTGCGGTGCGCCGTCTGCTCTCCGAGGCGGATGTAATCGTCACTTCCGATCTTACCTTGATCGAGTGTGATCGCGTATTGCTGCGGGCGCTGGCGCTCAAGGAATTGACGGAAGGGGACGCCGCCGATCGTCGAGCGCACCTCGTGGCGGCGGCTGCGCATTGGCAAATCCTGCGAATCGCGGCCGAAGTTGTTGATCGCGCGCGCCAACCCTTTCCCACTGATTCGATTCGGACACTCGATGACATCCACCTCGCATCTCTTCTCGTAGCACGTTCCGCGGTCTTGGGCATGCGACTACTGAGTCTCGACGAGCGAGTGCGCCAGGCGGCAAAAGGGCTCGGCGTCGCCGTGGAGCCAGTGTAA
- a CDS encoding HTH domain-containing protein: MRASRLLRILLALQNRGRLTTLQLANELEVARRTILRDIDALTEAGLPVIVHRGYKGGVELAFNYRSRLVGLDAEEAEALGVILSAPNAALAELDIRSAAQRVRDKLVESLPEIVRNRVQDSQRRFRFAAKPLTTADPRVAALADAIRRSVVVRIQAKSSAPRTIHPVALQLDADGWAVFDARERQTPIPHGQWGDINISARQFAAQP, translated from the coding sequence ATGCGCGCTTCCCGACTACTGCGGATATTGCTGGCGCTGCAGAATCGAGGTCGACTGACAACGCTACAGCTGGCGAATGAACTTGAAGTCGCCAGACGGACGATACTGCGCGACATTGATGCGCTGACCGAGGCCGGATTGCCAGTCATTGTCCACCGCGGCTACAAGGGCGGAGTCGAGCTGGCCTTCAACTATCGTTCACGCCTAGTGGGGCTGGACGCCGAAGAGGCCGAAGCACTGGGCGTGATTCTGTCAGCGCCTAACGCCGCGCTCGCCGAACTCGATATCAGATCAGCCGCGCAACGCGTGCGCGACAAACTGGTGGAGTCGTTGCCGGAGATAGTGCGGAATCGAGTTCAGGACTCTCAGCGCCGATTTCGCTTTGCTGCGAAACCACTCACGACAGCTGATCCACGTGTGGCCGCACTCGCCGATGCCATCCGGCGTTCCGTCGTTGTCCGAATCCAGGCAAAGAGCAGCGCCCCGCGAACGATTCACCCGGTGGCACTGCAGCTTGATGCAGACGGATGGGCCGTGTTCGACGCGCGCGAACGGCAAACACCCATCCCACACGGTCAGTGGGGAGACATCAACATCTCCGCGCGCCAATTTGCCGCGCAGCCGTGA
- a CDS encoding GNAT family N-acetyltransferase has translation MPSEFDDLTFRPLARADLRVLHEWIQRPHVAEWWDNDYSQEEVERDYLPTIDGGSTTKAYIAYLSGKPIGFIQSYVVKDSGGGWWTSEQDPGALGIDQFLVDANRLNQGLGTTMIRSFVARLFSDPAVTRIQTDPDPENHRAIRCYEKAGFVQICPVMTPDGPALLMACDRSRSGQ, from the coding sequence ATGCCGTCCGAGTTCGATGACCTGACATTCCGGCCACTGGCGCGAGCCGACCTGCGAGTGCTGCACGAATGGATTCAGCGCCCGCACGTGGCGGAGTGGTGGGACAACGACTACTCCCAAGAGGAAGTCGAGCGCGACTACCTGCCGACCATCGATGGCGGCTCAACGACCAAAGCGTATATCGCATACCTGTCGGGCAAGCCGATCGGGTTCATTCAGTCCTACGTAGTCAAGGATTCCGGTGGAGGTTGGTGGACCTCGGAGCAGGACCCCGGGGCCCTCGGCATCGATCAGTTTCTCGTCGATGCGAATCGCCTGAATCAGGGTCTGGGCACCACGATGATCCGCAGCTTTGTGGCTCGCCTGTTCAGCGATCCGGCAGTCACCCGGATACAGACAGATCCTGACCCGGAGAACCATCGTGCCATTCGTTGCTACGAGAAGGCCGGCTTCGTGCAAATCTGTCCGGTGATGACTCCGGATGGTCCGGCCCTGCTGATGGCATGCGATCGTTCGAGGTCAGGTCAATGA
- a CDS encoding HupE/UreJ family protein — translation MKSARWQSNLCWLVLASSAPAALAHGVSGSDASFVAESASAQVAPFIYLGAKHMVTGYDHLLFILGVIFFLYRMRDVALYVTLFSIGHSITLLAGVFGQVRASPWLVDAVIGLSVAYKAFDNLGGFRTVFGVQPDARLAVLGFGLVHGFGLATKLLALKPAGEGLVANMVSFNVGVELGQLCALAVIVLVMARWRRSPGFKRHAFAANVVLMGAGFLLTQYQLAGYFLSRSAV, via the coding sequence ATGAAGTCGGCGCGCTGGCAGTCCAACCTCTGCTGGCTGGTGCTCGCGAGCAGCGCACCCGCGGCGCTGGCGCACGGCGTCTCGGGTTCAGACGCGTCCTTCGTCGCCGAGAGCGCGAGCGCGCAGGTGGCACCATTCATCTACCTGGGCGCCAAGCACATGGTCACCGGTTACGACCATCTTCTGTTCATCCTTGGCGTCATTTTTTTCCTCTACCGCATGCGCGACGTGGCCCTTTACGTCACGCTGTTCTCCATTGGCCATTCGATTACCCTGCTAGCCGGAGTGTTTGGCCAAGTGCGCGCGAGCCCCTGGCTGGTCGATGCCGTGATTGGGCTGTCGGTCGCGTACAAGGCATTCGACAACCTCGGTGGTTTCCGCACCGTATTCGGTGTGCAGCCTGACGCCCGCCTCGCGGTGCTCGGCTTCGGCCTCGTGCATGGCTTCGGCCTCGCCACCAAACTGCTCGCATTGAAACCTGCCGGCGAGGGGTTGGTCGCCAACATGGTGTCGTTCAATGTCGGCGTGGAGCTCGGCCAGCTCTGCGCACTGGCGGTGATCGTGTTGGTCATGGCACGTTGGCGGCGCTCACCGGGTTTCAAACGCCACGCTTTTGCCGCCAATGTTGTACTAATGGGTGCGGGCTTTCTGCTGACGCAGTACCAGCTTGCGGGCTACTTCCTGTCGCGGAGCGCAGTATGA
- a CDS encoding pyridoxamine 5'-phosphate oxidase family protein, which yields MKLAEVRAFMTAQPWGVEATCSSSGTPQAAVIGVAITDRLELVFDTLVASRKHANLLLRPAIALVIGWDAAITVQIEGACDQPVGADLARLRDCYIARFPDGRDRAASSEVAYWRVRPHWIRYSDFNVDPPVILQWGREDIAAYAGGDRRYHADRIAEPGR from the coding sequence ATGAAACTGGCGGAAGTGCGCGCGTTCATGACCGCCCAGCCATGGGGGGTGGAAGCCACATGCTCAAGCAGCGGAACCCCGCAGGCCGCGGTGATCGGGGTTGCGATCACCGACAGACTCGAACTGGTATTTGACACGTTGGTAGCTTCGCGCAAGCACGCCAATTTATTGCTGAGGCCGGCAATTGCTCTGGTCATCGGGTGGGACGCGGCGATCACCGTACAGATCGAGGGTGCCTGCGATCAGCCCGTAGGTGCAGATCTGGCGCGGCTCAGGGACTGCTACATCGCGCGATTTCCCGATGGACGAGACCGGGCGGCCAGTTCCGAGGTGGCTTACTGGCGAGTGCGGCCCCACTGGATCCGCTACAGCGATTTCAACGTCGATCCGCCTGTGATTCTGCAGTGGGGTCGCGAAGATATTGCCGCATACGCCGGTGGCGACCGTCGATACCACGCAGACCGTATTGCAGAACCAGGTCGATAA
- a CDS encoding helix-turn-helix domain-containing protein, translated as MNISHVKIPGQPVPLDCPMRAALSAIGGKWSLILLHWLYERPRRFGELQRLVPDISHKVLTEALRNLEQEGLIAREIHEKPVVYAISAHGRSVRHLIDAIHDWGQRHLEQRRGDLV; from the coding sequence ATGAATATCTCACACGTCAAGATCCCCGGACAGCCAGTACCGTTGGACTGCCCGATGCGTGCAGCGCTTTCGGCGATCGGCGGCAAGTGGTCATTGATCTTGCTGCACTGGCTCTATGAGAGACCGCGCCGCTTTGGCGAACTTCAGCGCCTTGTTCCGGACATTTCGCACAAAGTGCTGACCGAGGCGCTACGCAACCTCGAACAGGAAGGGCTGATCGCGCGCGAAATCCACGAAAAACCGGTCGTCTATGCGATCTCAGCCCACGGCCGCAGCGTGCGCCATCTGATCGATGCCATCCATGACTGGGGGCAGCGCCATCTGGAGCAACGGCGCGGGGATTTGGTCTAG
- a CDS encoding ATP-binding protein, whose amino-acid sequence MKTLPRLVGTALSERLRVMPAVVVTGARQTGKSTLVEQLVTGKRRYATLDDLDVLDAARRDPEVLVGGPGPVTLDEVQREPELLRAVKRAIDRDRKPGRFLLTGSANLLLMRQVSESLAGRASYLTLWPMTRREQRGLGQCGRWDDLFATPDAGWRELLADEKGSPEDWNMLARRGGFPTPALELATSSDRRIWFDSYVRTYLERDLQDLAAITGLPDFRRLMRAACLRIGQLVNQTELGRDVALPQPTVHRWLNLLETSYLLVRLPAYTVNRTKRLIKAPKIYWGDTGLAMHLAEVEAPAGAHLENLVLHDLLAWRDARVERAELGYWRTSIGEEVDFVIEADGKLLPIEVKSTARPRLSDTAHLRTFRAEYGKKSRAALLLHTGSKIEWLAPHVLAAPWWAVL is encoded by the coding sequence ATGAAAACCCTTCCCAGGCTGGTCGGCACGGCCCTTTCCGAGCGACTGCGGGTCATGCCAGCCGTCGTCGTCACGGGGGCCCGGCAGACCGGCAAGAGCACTCTGGTCGAACAGCTTGTCACCGGAAAGCGGCGCTACGCCACGCTCGATGATCTGGATGTGCTCGACGCCGCGCGGCGCGACCCGGAAGTCCTTGTCGGCGGGCCGGGGCCCGTCACGCTCGATGAGGTGCAACGAGAACCGGAACTGCTTCGCGCCGTGAAGCGGGCGATAGATCGGGACCGAAAGCCAGGGCGATTCCTGCTCACGGGCTCCGCCAATCTCCTGCTGATGCGACAAGTCTCCGAATCACTGGCCGGCCGTGCCAGCTATCTCACGCTCTGGCCGATGACACGACGCGAACAGCGCGGCCTCGGGCAATGCGGCCGCTGGGACGACCTGTTCGCCACGCCCGATGCCGGGTGGCGCGAGTTGCTGGCCGACGAAAAGGGCAGCCCCGAGGATTGGAACATGCTGGCTCGTCGCGGCGGCTTTCCGACGCCGGCGCTGGAATTGGCCACGTCCTCGGATCGGCGTATCTGGTTCGACAGCTACGTTCGCACCTATCTCGAGCGTGACCTTCAGGATCTGGCCGCGATCACGGGATTGCCCGACTTCAGGCGACTGATGCGGGCTGCCTGTCTGCGCATCGGGCAACTCGTCAACCAGACGGAACTCGGTCGCGACGTTGCGCTACCTCAGCCCACCGTGCACCGCTGGTTGAATCTCCTCGAAACGTCATATTTGCTGGTGCGCCTGCCGGCCTACACCGTGAATCGCACCAAACGCCTCATCAAGGCGCCTAAGATCTATTGGGGAGATACAGGCCTTGCGATGCATCTGGCCGAAGTCGAGGCGCCGGCCGGCGCGCATCTCGAGAACCTCGTCCTGCACGATCTACTGGCGTGGCGCGATGCGCGCGTCGAGCGCGCGGAGCTGGGCTATTGGCGCACGTCGATTGGAGAGGAAGTGGACTTCGTGATCGAGGCGGACGGCAAGCTGCTGCCGATCGAAGTGAAGTCGACAGCGCGTCCCAGACTTTCCGATACCGCGCACTTGCGCACGTTCCGTGCCGAGTATGGCAAGAAGTCGCGAGCCGCACTGCTGCTCCATACCGGCAGCAAGATTGAATGGCTGGCACCGCATGTACTGGCCGCGCCGTGGTGGGCCGTTCTGTAG